The Panicum hallii strain FIL2 chromosome 5, PHallii_v3.1, whole genome shotgun sequence genome contains the following window.
CCACATTTGTTTAATTTATCGATCCATGTCACATGGTCCCTACGGTGAACTATTTGCAGAAAAAAATATTTTGGAACTTACAATTTGCAATTAATTTCTGGACCTTACAAAATTTTCTAgaaaaagagaaattgcaagattTTGGTGCCAAAGCTTTAATCCCAATAGTTAACATCATGTTGTTATATCCTAGACTGTCATATCACAATAAGATCATTAAATATGTAGAAATAATTCCTTCAAAGAAATTGTAGCCTTCCTAAGCTGCTCAACACAATTAATTATTCTGTGTTTGTGTGCAATTCAAGAGAGTGGACTTAAAACGTACACATGGTTTCCTACATTTGATTTGAATATCGAGCATAAAATGTATCTCAGCAAATTAAAGATATGGTTTTCTTCTCTCTCGTCCTTGGTTTTCTTCTCAATAGTTCCTGAAACCAACTAGTAGAAATTTTATGTCAGTTCCACCCCAAAGACCAAAGTTTTCTTGATTTAGAAAATCGCATGGGCTGCTGGATCACCGACCCCTTCGCAGTGAACTGTGGCATTCCCTACGTCGAGGGCTCAGCGTTGCCTAGGGCAGACGTCTTTCATCGGCAATACGGTTGAAGAGACTATCCCGCAGGTCACCtggaccgccgtcgccgcctccaaCCACTCCATCTTCTGCGAAGCAGTTCTTCTCTTAGTCTCCTCTCTCCTGCACATAACCAGGTCGAAGAATCTTCTATGGTGGCCGCGGGAATCAGCCGGCTGAATGATGGCACGCAGCGTGTCTGATGAACTAGCTTTTCTTGATTTTTCATCTGCTGCTTTTCGTCCTTCCTTTCATTTTTACTGAAATCTTGTATAGTTTCCTATCAAGCGTGCTCTGTGAGAGTTTAATATTGTTGGATAAGTTAGAATATCTGAGTATCCGGCATTACTATGGCAGAATGCAAAAAGGGAGATTCGTGGGTGCCAACTGTTGTGTATGACCTATTTATTATTTCTTGAGAAAGGTGATGAGTTGATGACAAATTGACAATGCTAAGAAGTGACCATGCCAGGATAGATAAATAATTCAAACCTAAGTACCAAATGCAATAACTGTGGAAATCCACAGTGCCTACGCGCAAAAACAAAATACAAAAAATCCACAGTGCCACATGTTGAGTGGAGCAGCTGATGCTTTCTTGTAACAATGCACATAAAGGTCATTATGTCGGTGGAATCAGGATGCCCCAAAGTGCTGCCTCCAATCCGATTAAGTCTTGGGGTAGTGTTACACGTACATCTCTCACTACAGATGGTTATAATTGAAGCCGTATACAGCTTTATGAGAACAAACGCAGAATGTTTTCTCGTCCATTCTTTGTGAAGATGCCAATGGATGAGGGTGTAATTGCATCAGCAGAGTTCATGGCCTGCAGCTAATTATAATACATTACCGGACTTTAGGAAACTCTTAATAGACTCCATGCATTGTGTTAGGAAACTCATACTATATTCCATAGCACAACATGCTAAGCCATTGGATTGTAGTTACCACAGAACTTAATTATTTTTTATGGATTCAGAAGGTTGCAAAAGCTTGAAATGTCATTGTGCCTCAATCAAGTAGACTTTTGTTTAACCTTTTCTTATATTCTGGCGGGTCACTTTGGAGAGTGCTAGCTAGTAGTGGATGTTCTAGTGCAGAataacttttttttttttataaaagtTGACGCCTCAGGTATTTAATTGAAAATTCTGAGTCTCACAATCTTTTACCATTTGTTGGAACCCTTTCTTGGCGTCAGAATCTACTGCCAGTTTCGAATTAACTGTTTGCAGAATTACCAACGTATCAATCGTCAAACTTTAAATCGTTAAGTATATGTTTAGGCTTCGAATAGGATGGGATAACTACGGTCCCTACATAGTGACTATGCACTACCCAAGTTGTTAATCTCTGTTAGAGGACCTACCAATCAAGTTCGATGTATGCTGACGCTAAAAAGTGAGGGCGCATTATCTTTCTAGGATCCACCTACCTGCATTATATACCCAGAAACCGCACATCTCCATTATAAAAGACCATGTTCAGAAGTTCCAAGAGATCAGACTGCTGTAGCAATGGGCAATAGAGCAGATTTTGTGGTCGCGTTTCTCCTAAGGGCTATATACGGAGGCATGCAGATAGTAACCAAAAACGCTTTCAATGAAGGCATGAGCACGACTATCTTTGTTTTCTACAGGCATTTGGTTGCTGTTCTCTTCTTGGTGCCAGTTGCTTTTGTTCTCGAAAGGTAATACAAGTCTTTGTAACTTATTTTTATTACATACCACCATGGGAGAATGAATTGAGGCTTCTTTCTGCAGGAAAACTGCTCCAGCACTTTCATTTAAAGTCTCTCTGAAGTTATTTGTGCATGCGTTATACGGGTAGGTGAGCTTGGGATCATATTTTGTACTTATTCTTGATCGTTGTCATTTTTATTTGTTTGGCCAAATGATCAGTATTTGACCTGAAATCTGAAACATAAATGGTTATCAAGCTGCCATTAATTTCAATAAAGCAGTAACAGTTTTCAAAATCTTCATGTTCAACTGTATGTGTTCCATAACCTTAATTTTAAAGGTCTACCAGATCTATGCTTCACCTACTTTTGTTTGCACATCGTTGCACCTCTGTCCGAGAGATGTTAGGCTCCCTGGTTCAGTTATTTGTCCATTTCCCTTTTCTGAGTTGAAGTGCAGTATTTGTAGTATTTCCTCCCACAGTGCCATCAAATTTTTTTTCTGTTATTCCCCCCTATTGTTCTTAAATATATATACTCAGTTTCAGCAACAACTAACAATAACCCAGCCTTTGGCAGCACATATATAGAACAGCGTAAGATTTCCTACTGATCGAGGTAGTGGTAGAAATGTGTAGAACTTACCGAGCTATTTAAGTAAGCTCGATAGATTGCTCTATTTCATCCGTTCCATTTACTGTACTTTAGCACAGTCACTACTCACTAATCATTTCagatttttttaaatttttttaggATTTCTGGAGCAATAAACATATATGGCCTTGGTCTAAGTTATGTCTCAGCAACATCATCATCTGCAATATTTAACCTCCTGCCAGCAGTGGCTTTCTTTCTGGCTGTTCTTTTGGGGTGAGGGTTTTTATTTTGATACTTGCGTTTTTAGGATTTGAGGATTCTAATGTTGGAGTAAAGCATGCACAGCGTAAGCTGCACCTTCTAAACTAGAGTAGATTTAGCTAATCCTCTGTTGTTTGCCTTTTGTATAATGTCCTATATAGGATCCTGTCTTACACGACGTAGAACTATACAATAAAAGTACTTACGAAGTGACTATCACACAAATTGATGATGAAGTATTGATAGTGTCAAAACTCATATTAACATTTTTGTACGTCCAGCAAATTTTACGAGCTCTGAAAGTTTAGTAAGAGAAGCCTCTTGCTAGTTGCAGTATACCAAAAACTTGATAATTATCTCTATTCTATTTAGACAAATTAACTTGAAAGGGTTGGCTAGATTAAATTTTAGATATTCCTCGTTCCATCTGGCAGGATGGAGACTTTGAACTTGAAGAGGTTCCACGGGATTGCAAAAGTTTGTGGCATACTGTTCAGCCTTGCTGGCGTCATTGTACTTGCATTTTACCAAGGACCTGAAATGAAATCATTCAACCACCACCATCTTTTTCATCATGTAAGTAACTTTCATGGTGGGGGTACTGCTCATCCTACAAGGACTTGGATACTAGGAATTTTTCTGACGACTTTATCAACTACATCTTGGGCTCTTTGGACAGTTCTTCAGGTATGATAGTTACAGGAGCTTCTTTTGCATGTTCAAAGGTCATAGCGGATCAAATAGAACCGCTGGCTTGCTCATGACATTTACTGCACAGTACTTGTTCTCAGGGACCGATGTTGGAAGCATATCCATCTAAGCTGCTCAATACAACTCTCCAGATGATCTTTGCAACAATTCAATGCTTCTTTATCGCCCTAGCGGCTGAGAGAGATTTTGCAAAATGGAGACTAGGACTTGACGCACGTCTTATTGCTGTGGTGTACTCTGTAAGTAATGTCTGCTCGATCAGATTGTGTACCAGTACGTGCCTCTTTGTTGTTAACAACAGATGAACATTTAGTTTTGAACTACTTATTATTCCAATGGCCTGTAGGTAACAAAAAGGTGTTCTCTGAGCAGCAGAAAATTAATAACGTGATATAGATTTATCATAAAAAAACTTtgtagattaagctttctcccTGTTGATCCAAATGAAACAAAGGTAATGGGATCAAACTGATGCTCATTAATTTTTAAAACCTGTTCAGAGTTGTACATTCCCCTAAGCTAATGCACTGTTTTGAGTGCGAGCATTTCATCAGCTCCATTCGCATACTGATCTAAAATGTTTTGATTGTAGAGCCTCACTTAAATGTGACAGGATTCAAATAAAAATCAAAGTCTCTTCAAGTATTAGTGCtagcttgagctcaaaaagaaagtATTAGTGCTAGCTTTCCAAGCCTCAGAGCCACGTTCTACCCCAATCTAATTTATGTTTTTCTTCCCCGTGTTGCAGAAGtatttcttttcttcttaaTACTATAGTTTTATTAATGTGCTGGCTTATTTTTCTATATTACATTGACTCTTTTTCCAAAAGACCATCGGTAGCTAGTGCACTACCAACAATATGAATGCGATGCTTGCTTGTTTGAAAGTGCTGAACACACCATGCAGGGCATACTTGCTTCGGGAGTTGCATATTATATGCAAGTATGGGTGATTGACAAGAGCGGACCTGTTTTCTTGGCCATGACAATGCCAATAACCCTGCTTGTCACATTAATTCTGTCTTTGTTTCTCGGTGAAGCAGTTACTGTGGGAAGGTGGGTTTGTCCTTCTGGTTACCAGTTTCTTGCTCTCATTTTTCATGTAATAATGAAGATGATTTACGATTATATATTTACCTGGAAGTCATCATTTTTCCCAGCAGTATCTTAGGTGGAGTAATTATGGTTGGTGGTCTGTATAGTGTTCTTTGGGCAAAGAGATCTGAGCATGTAGATGTCAGGAAGCAACAAATGGCTGCTCCAGCAGAGGCAGCAGAAGTTTAGATCATACTAGCGATTCAGTTTGTACATTCAATGGTAGTCTCAGGCTGGTTTGTATTTTGTAGTTACTGAAATTGAGAGAATTTTGAAGTTATGTTACCTTTTTTCTTCCAGTACTGCCATCTCTTGTTCAAGGATTCAAGGTTCAAACTAGTGTGTTATAAACTGTTGGTGCAGTATTATTGCACAATTCCTTCTTGTGCCTCTGTGTAATGATGTTACATAATACTTGAATGACGTGATGATAATCTTTTGTGGAAATGAGGGGAGTTGGTAAATGAGAAGTAGTAGTGGCCCACAATGTGGAAACTCCGGTTCATGCATGTTAATACAAATGCGAGTGTCCTGATGAGAATAATTAGAAGGAACtatattaccatttcactttgAAGAGAAGGTTCAAATCTGATTTGAGGACTCATCAAACCTGCACGGCTACACATGCACCTCCTATCAAATATCAATACAAGGTTCCTGGTGCATTGATTGTTTTGTGTGATCATAGTTCTAATGGGTCAAAAAGGATTTTGATGTATTTGACATAGAACAGACATCCTCCTAAATTTTTTTGTTTGAAATTATCGTACATGTGCAGCCAGTTTCTTTCATATGTGATGGTTGTTTTATGAAATTTGTCTATACTGCCATTATGAAATTGGTAAAAGAAATAAACAAATATGTTTGCCTCAGCAGATCAATCAGATATCCAAACTTCCTATACAATTATTACAAGGACAGAGTTCAATAATTAGAACATACAAGTTTAAGCATCACGAGGTACAATCTGTCAAGTATTTTCCTATTTGTTAAATCGGAAAGGTGTCATATACCTGTAAGCTATAGCACGCACATTAAAAAGTTGTTGTGTCAGGAGCGTCAGGATCTCCCAAAGTACTCCCCTATTCGTGAAAAAGCTCGCTTTCTACTGAGGCCTTCAATTACGGCATGGATTATGGTACCTCTCTCACTATGGGTGGCTATCATTGAAGCTCTATATATGAATCTGTCAGAAGCTGGATGATTTCACCAAATGCTTTCTCATCCATTCTTTCTGAAGCCGCCGATAAAGCAGGAATAGCATTAGGTACTATTTCTTTAGAAAAAGGTCAGGTCCAAAGGTGATATGCATTATACACCAATACTCACACAGCTGAAACAAAAGCAACAGTTCCAAAGTCACTAAACGATTCATCTAAATAAATAGTCAATAAACTGTCACATATTTCTCTCTAGTTTCTCCCTACCTATTTATGATAGTGTACTTTTTGGTGAGTTCACTTAATTTCGAAATAGTATGCATAAAACTGTATAGATAGGTCATACGAATGATATCACTATATTTGCGTTAATAGCTTTCAAAACAGCAAGTAGTACAATCTTATAATTTGTTTATTTTTGCGGTGATGTCCAAATAAACTCATTCATTTTGAGTTTTAGGTGAGGAAATTAGTTCAATGTATAAGCTAAGCTGTAATCTAAGTCTTACTGGATTTTTAGACCTCTTTTTAGAAGGATATCAAACTGGCAAGATCTTGCTAATTACTAATTGTATATTCAGCAGCACGACAGCAACACGATTAATCTGACACTAATTCAGCATAAACTTCTTATTTGTATAACTACTCTAGAAGTATTTCAAACTGTTAATGATCTATGTTATTGATTATGCATTAGGTAAAACATTATTACTGATCTATTCCTAAGACTTTCAGTAGTTGCGTTTTAACTTTAACTTTGAATTCTACATTGTTAAGATGGAGGGCATCTGTGCCAACTTTGTTTACATTTCTTGTTGGGCACCAATGAAAGAGCTGGCCAATGGATGCTCGACAATAAAATGTACTTTTTGTAAGAGTCGATgcttccatctttcttttgAAAATCATGAACGTCACAATGTTTTGCAATGTGATGTTGAATACATATTGGAATCTAATGAAAACATTTAGTTTTATTGTTTGCAAAAAAATGAGTATCTTATGTTTAATCCATCATTAAGGAAAAGTGGTCAGCGTGGCCTCACCGCTGAGAAATATGCATTGCACAAGTCGTAATATAGGATATATGCTACTTGATTTGACCCTGACAAGTTAATTTTATTGTGAAGTATGCTGAAGCTAAAGCAAAGATGCTAAATTTTTCATTATATTTGACATAACCAATCGAAGGGAATCAATGTGTCCGTCATAATAGAGGGTGGGAGTAAATTATGATACTTAAAACAACTATTTGGCCCCAACAAAAAACTTGCACAAGTTAAACCTAAAATATTTCTATCTCGATGTGTACTAAGGTTTGTCTAGTGTCTAGGCTTGCAACTACTTTAGGAAAGTAAGCACAAGACCAATTAATATTTTACAAGTGCAGAGACAGTAATTTGTTTAAGTATCAATAGTAACTAGAGATGCAAGAGATGCAAGTTATTTATATTTTGGATCATTGGATCGATCTAAAAAGTTGATAAAATGACCTGGAATGGTATTCTGCGTAAATAATTTGGGAGGAGAAATGAAGTTGAGTGGCATGCCATTGTAATTAATTAGCTGATCCAAAAATACTATTGGATACCCACTTGCATCTTAACAACAGTAACGAAGTCTAGCCAAGGGCCCTCCAGGTTTCTTCACCTAATGTGGAGCTTTAGCCACAAAAGAAATAGCCTCCAAGTCCTCATACAAAGTGTTCACTGGTCCTATCCACCAAGTCCTAGAGATCGCGAAGTTGTTAGTGAGCCACCATGGCTCCAACGTTCTAGCCACACCAAGATTACTAACAGTAGGCCTATTCTAGCATTAATCACTCATTATTAAGCATGTGCTAATTGCCATGGATAATTAATTTTAGCACTTTGATGGCTTGGTAGTCTTCTCAATTGTGTGTGGTGTCGTTAGAACTCCAGTACCTTGAAATAGATGAGTGAGTGTATTTACCACCTCACACCTTAAACTAGCAGTTGGTCCAACAGCTATATTACCTTCGTTGTACTCATTGGATCCAGCATGAGCAAGAGTTGCTGAAACATACAGTGTGTATGTTGCTCAAACTAGCCAACCATCACTTACTTTTTGTAACCACTGGATTATCCGCTGTATATATGGAGATAATAAACTATCCATTTACAACCATAGTTAAACCTCCGGCATAAAACTTTTTGTGAAATCCAGTCTTTGGCGTGATCAATTTTGAG
Protein-coding sequences here:
- the LOC112894094 gene encoding WAT1-related protein At5g64700-like isoform X1, producing MGNRADFVVAFLLRAIYGGMQIVTKNAFNEGMSTTIFVFYRHLVAVLFLVPVAFVLERKTAPALSFKVSLKLFVHALYGISGAINIYGLGLSYVSATSSSAIFNLLPAVAFFLAVLLGMETLNLKRFHGIAKVCGILFSLAGVIVLAFYQGPEMKSFNHHHLFHHVSNFHGGGTAHPTRTWILGIFLTTLSTTSWALWTVLQGPMLEAYPSKLLNTTLQMIFATIQCFFIALAAERDFAKWRLGLDARLIAVVYSGILASGVAYYMQVWVIDKSGPVFLAMTMPITLLVTLILSLFLGEAVTVGSSILGGVIMVGGLYSVLWAKRSEHVDVRKQQMAAPAEAAEV
- the LOC112894094 gene encoding WAT1-related protein At5g64700-like isoform X4; the encoded protein is MGNRADFVVAFLLRAIYGGMQIVTKNAFNEGMSTTIFVFYRHLVAVLFLVPVAFVLERKTAPALSFKVSLKLFVHALYGMETLNLKRFHGIAKVCGILFSLAGVIVLAFYQGPEMKSFNHHHLFHHVSNFHGGGTAHPTRTWILGIFLTTLSTTSWALWTVLQGPMLEAYPSKLLNTTLQMIFATIQCFFIALAAERDFAKWRLGLDARLIAVVYSGILASGVAYYMQVWVIDKSGPVFLAMTMPITLLVTLILSLFLGEAVTVGSSILGGVIMVGGLYSVLWAKRSEHVDVRKQQMAAPAEAAEV
- the LOC112894094 gene encoding WAT1-related protein At5g64700-like isoform X2; the encoded protein is MGNRADFVVAFLLRAIYGGMQIVTKNAFNEGMSTTIFVFYRHLVAVLFLVPVAFVLERKTAPALSFKVSLKLFVHALYGISGAINIYGLGLSYVSATSSSAIFNLLPAVAFFLAVLLGMETLNLKRFHGIAKVCGILFSLAGVIVLAFYQGPEMKSFNHHHLFHHVSNFHGGGTAHPTRTWILGIFLTTLSTTSWALWTVLQGPMLEAYPSKLLNTTLQMIFATIQCFFIALAAERDFAKWRLGLDARLIAVVYSGILASGVAYYMQVWVIDKSGPVFLAMTMPITLLVTLILSLFLGEAVTVGSILGGVIMVGGLYSVLWAKRSEHVDVRKQQMAAPAEAAEV
- the LOC112894094 gene encoding WAT1-related protein At5g64700-like isoform X3; translation: MGNRADFVVAFLLRAIYGGMQIVTKNAFNEGMSTTIFVFYRHLVAVLFLVPVAFVLERKTAPALSFKVSLKLFVHALYGISGAINIYGLGLSYVSATSSSAIFNLLPAVAFFLAVLLGMETLNLKRFHGIAKVCGILFSLAGVIVLAFYQGPEMKSFNHHHLFHHFFSTCSQGPMLEAYPSKLLNTTLQMIFATIQCFFIALAAERDFAKWRLGLDARLIAVVYSGILASGVAYYMQVWVIDKSGPVFLAMTMPITLLVTLILSLFLGEAVTVGSSILGGVIMVGGLYSVLWAKRSEHVDVRKQQMAAPAEAAEV